A region of Mesorhizobium sp. M3A.F.Ca.ET.080.04.2.1 DNA encodes the following proteins:
- a CDS encoding DUF2061 domain-containing protein — translation MDTHSRSFAKALSWRATGTIDTMIISLVVTGSVKLAATIGVTEVITKSLLYYLHERAWLKIPYGRRKVA, via the coding sequence ATAGACACCCATTCGCGCAGCTTCGCCAAAGCGCTTTCCTGGCGCGCCACCGGCACGATCGACACGATGATCATCTCACTGGTCGTCACCGGAAGCGTAAAGCTCGCGGCCACGATTGGCGTGACCGAAGTCATCACCAAATCGCTGCTCTATTATCTGCACGAACGGGCCTGGCTGAAGATCCCTTACGGCCGCCGAAAGGTCGCCTAG
- the carA gene encoding glutamine-hydrolyzing carbamoyl-phosphate synthase small subunit — MAATTAPWVTEKPTALLVLADGTVIEGRGLGATGSAVAEVCFNTALTGYEEILTDPSYAGQIVTFTFPHIGNIGTNDEDIEDLNPAARAGAVGAIFKANVTDPSNYRAAGHLDQWLKRRGIIALAGIDTRALTVLIREKGSPNAVVAHAPDGNFDIDDLKRRAAAWSGLVGLDLAKEVTSGQSSVWRETPWIWNEGFGEQDEPSMHVVAIDYGVKRNILRLLAGLGAKVTVVPAKTDAEEILAMQPDGIFLSNGPGDPEATGGYAVPIIKDLLKTDIPVFGICLGHQMLALALGGKTEKMHQGHHGANHPVKDHTTGKVEIVSMNHGFAVDADSLPDGVEETHVSLFDGSNCGIALTGRPVFSVQHHPEASPGPQDSHYLFRRFVNLIRQRRGEEALAERA, encoded by the coding sequence ATGGCCGCCACGACTGCCCCCTGGGTCACGGAGAAGCCGACCGCCCTTCTGGTCCTTGCCGACGGCACGGTGATCGAAGGTCGCGGCCTCGGCGCCACCGGATCGGCGGTTGCGGAAGTGTGCTTCAACACCGCGCTCACCGGCTACGAGGAAATCCTCACCGACCCGTCCTATGCCGGCCAGATCGTCACCTTCACATTCCCGCATATCGGCAATATCGGCACCAACGACGAGGACATCGAGGACCTCAATCCGGCGGCGCGCGCCGGCGCTGTCGGCGCAATCTTCAAGGCCAATGTCACCGACCCCTCCAATTACCGGGCAGCCGGACATCTCGACCAGTGGCTGAAGCGGCGCGGCATCATTGCCCTTGCGGGCATCGACACACGTGCGCTCACCGTGCTGATCCGCGAGAAGGGCTCGCCGAATGCCGTCGTCGCGCATGCGCCCGACGGCAACTTCGACATCGACGATCTCAAGCGCCGCGCCGCTGCCTGGTCGGGCCTGGTCGGGCTCGATCTTGCCAAGGAAGTCACCTCTGGCCAGTCCTCCGTCTGGCGCGAGACACCTTGGATCTGGAACGAAGGCTTCGGCGAGCAGGACGAGCCCTCGATGCATGTCGTTGCCATCGACTATGGCGTCAAGCGCAACATTCTGCGCCTGCTTGCCGGCCTCGGCGCCAAGGTCACCGTCGTGCCGGCCAAGACCGATGCGGAAGAGATCCTTGCCATGCAGCCGGACGGCATCTTCCTGTCCAACGGCCCCGGCGACCCGGAAGCCACCGGCGGCTATGCCGTTCCGATCATCAAGGACCTGCTCAAGACCGACATCCCGGTGTTCGGCATCTGCCTCGGCCATCAGATGCTGGCGTTGGCGCTCGGCGGCAAGACCGAGAAGATGCACCAGGGCCACCATGGCGCCAACCACCCGGTCAAGGACCACACCACCGGCAAGGTCGAGATCGTCTCGATGAACCATGGGTTCGCCGTGGATGCCGACTCGCTGCCCGACGGCGTCGAGGAGACCCATGTCTCGCTGTTCGACGGCTCGAACTGCGGCATCGCGCTGACCGGCCGGCCGGTGTTCTCGGTGCAGCATCACCCCGAGGCTTCACCGGGACCGCAGGATTCGCACTACCTCTTCCGCCGCTTCGTCAATCTTATCCGCCAGCGCCGCGGCGAAGAAGCGCTGGCCGAACGGGCCTAG
- a CDS encoding GNAT family N-acetyltransferase, with protein MIEIVKPALQHLPSYKAALERGWSPDNVRLLEATREQLAAIAQDPVAFLASLDDPEAKGPPIALPDGTKVPRLPGFRRWIWDGEAAGSIGLRWQNGTSELPPHVLGHIGYAVVPWKRGRGYATQALRLMLAEARAVGLEYVEITAKPGNPASQKVISANGGRLVGRFLEDAAYGGAESLRFRIDL; from the coding sequence ATGATCGAAATCGTCAAACCTGCGCTCCAACATCTGCCGTCCTACAAGGCGGCGCTGGAGCGCGGCTGGTCGCCGGACAATGTGCGGCTGCTGGAAGCCACGCGCGAGCAGCTGGCGGCCATCGCGCAAGATCCTGTCGCCTTTCTCGCCAGTCTCGACGATCCCGAGGCGAAGGGGCCGCCGATCGCCTTGCCCGACGGCACCAAGGTGCCGCGCCTGCCGGGTTTTCGCCGCTGGATCTGGGATGGCGAAGCGGCCGGCTCGATTGGCCTTCGCTGGCAGAATGGCACATCCGAGCTGCCGCCGCATGTGCTTGGCCATATCGGCTATGCCGTGGTGCCGTGGAAGCGAGGCCGGGGCTATGCCACTCAGGCGCTGCGGCTGATGCTGGCGGAGGCGAGGGCGGTCGGTCTTGAGTATGTCGAGATCACCGCCAAGCCGGGCAACCCCGCCTCGCAGAAGGTGATAAGCGCGAATGGCGGCAGGCTGGTGGGGCGCTTCCTCGAGGATGCCGCCTATGGCGGTGCCGAGAGCTTGAGGTTCCGGATCGATCTTTGA
- a CDS encoding GatB/YqeY domain-containing protein, translating to MREKIAESMKSAMKAQDKHRLPTLRLIQAAIHDRDIANRGAGKPAASEEEILQIMAKMVKQREESAKAFEDGKRPELAAQERGEMEIIREFLPQQLDDAAITAAAREAIAAMGAASQKDMGKVIGALKQKYAGQMDFAKASAIVKGLLQ from the coding sequence ATGCGCGAGAAAATCGCCGAATCCATGAAGAGCGCGATGAAGGCGCAGGACAAGCACCGGTTGCCGACGCTGCGGCTGATCCAGGCCGCCATCCATGACCGCGACATCGCCAATCGCGGCGCCGGCAAGCCGGCGGCGAGCGAAGAAGAAATCCTGCAGATCATGGCCAAGATGGTGAAGCAGCGCGAGGAGTCGGCCAAGGCGTTCGAGGACGGCAAGCGGCCGGAACTGGCTGCCCAGGAGCGCGGCGAGATGGAGATCATCCGCGAGTTCCTGCCGCAACAGCTCGACGACGCGGCGATCACGGCGGCGGCGCGCGAAGCGATCGCTGCAATGGGTGCTGCCAGCCAGAAGGACATGGGCAAGGTGATCGGCGCGCTGAAACAGAAATATGCCGGACAGATGGACTTCGCCAAGGCAAGCGCCATCGTCAAAGGGCTGCTGCAGTAA